The genomic DNA GTTTTCTTTACCTTTATCTTCCTCCTTTCTTTGTTTTCGTTCCCCTCTGTACTGTTCTGGGGCGCGGGCTATCAGACGAATTACTTTACAACCACCGGCCTACTGGTGGTGTCGACCTGTATCATGTATTTCGCGCCGTCGCCTGGAGGTGCTGGATTTGCCGAGGGTGTTTTCGGATTGTTTTTCGCCTCGCTCATTCATGCGTCCGAACTGGTCGGCATCATACTGGTTTGGCGGTTTTTGACCATCTACCTCGGCATGCTTATTGGAATCCCCGTAACCTTGCATGAGCTGACCCGTTGGAGGATTGGCAATGGCTAGATTGTCATGGTGGCGGGCGCTCTTCTATCTGAACATGCTTATTCTGTTCCTGGTTATTTTCTATAAGATCTACCTCAATTTCTTTGAACAGGACTACGGTGCCGTCCATGCTGAACAGGTTGAGAGCGTCGAATCGATTCTGCATGGAGAAGAGACGTTCAGTTTCGCCGTTGTTGGAAACATCAATAACTCTGTGGGCATTTTTGAGCGAAAGATCATTCCCGAACTCAACCAGAGCGATGTAGCGTTTGTCGTTTCCGCCGGAAACGCGGTCAGCGGTGCGGGCGAAGATAAATACCGCGCACTGCACCGGACCATGGGTCATCTTGAAAAACCCTATCTCCTGACTTTTGGCGATAACGAGCACGGCACTTTTGGTGGGTTCCGATACTATGACCACTACGGGCCATATGTTTTCGCATTTTCAGCGGGGAACAGCAGATTTATCTTTCTCGACAGCTCCGGAAAAACCTCCTTTAAGTGGCAGGCCCGCTGGCTGGAGGAAGAGCTTGAAGTCGGTCCGAATCAGAATGTTTTCCTTTTCGTCGGGCATCCTCTTCTGCCGGTTGACAAAAAAGGCACATTCGATTTCGAAGATGATTATCTGTCAGATGAGGAATTCCGTAGTCTTCTCATGCCCATGTTTCGGGATTCCAGAATAAAAGCGGTCTTCTCGTCGAATTTGCCGCTCTTTTCAGTCCAGGAATACAACGGTACACCTTATGTTGTGACGGGTGGCGCAGGTGGATTTGTTCTCAACAATGATCGCAGTTTTTATCATTACGTGAAGGTCCAGGTCAGCCGGAGCCAGGTGGATATCGAACCTGTCAGGCTGAATATCGGACAGCACACGGTCTTTCGTACAGTTGAAAGCATCTGGTTTTTTATTCATTCGCTGTTCTATGTCGGTTATCTCAATTACCTGCTTATTGTTTGCTTTCTCATTGTCAGCGCTTACTGGCTATATTCACTCCTGTTGAAAGAACGGGATTACTATCCTGATTTCAATCAGCCATCCGAACCGAATCTTGATCGAGAGATCAAGATCGCCATGTTCACCAATAGCTATCTGCCCTTTATTGGCGGCGTTCCGATTTCGATCCATCGACTCTCTACAGTTCTCAAAAAACTGGGGCATAACGTCCTGATTCTGGCACCACAATACGAACAAAGCGTAGAGCCGCCGGTAGAACGTGATGTCTTCAGGCTTCCTTGTCTTTTTAGGCAAGCGGCCGACAAGGGGATCGTGGTGCCAAACATTTTCTCCTTGGCGGCAATCAGAAAAGTGCGCGAATTCGCGCCTGACGTGATTCATATCCATCATCCCTACTGGATGGGAACAGTAGGACTCTGGATGGCAAGGCGATTAATGATACCGGCGGTCTACACCTACCATACACGGCTGGAACATTTTTCTTACGCAGTCCCTTTGCCCAAAGCCCTGTTTCGTAATTTTCTTTCCCACGCGCTGGTGCGGCGGCTCGGCAACCGATGCAACGCCATCGTCGTTCCTACGGAAGCTTCTGAGCATTATCTTCGCATGATTGGCGTGAAGACTCCCGTGTTCGTCGTGCCTACAGGTATCGAAACCGACAAGTTTGCCAAACTGTCTGAACTGGAAGGAGCCCGATTGCGCGCTGAGCTTGGCATAGCAAACGATGAACTGGTGCTGTTGAGTGTTTCCAGATTGAGCGCCGAGAAAAACATAGACTTCATGCTCGAAGCGGTTTCCCGTCTGACAAAGCATTGTTCGCGGAAATTCAAGCTTGTTCTTATTGGTGAAGGCCCTGAGCGGGAACGTCTTTATAAGATGGCCGAGACTTTAGGTTTACAGGATACCGTGCTCTTTCCAGGCGCGGTTCCTCCCGAAACCATGCCAGCCTACTACAGCCTGGGCGATATCTTTGTTTTCGCGTCCACCTCGGAAACACAAGGGATGGTTATCCTTGAAGCGATGGCAAGCGCAATGCCCGTTGTGTCGATCAGGGCCAGCGGCATCGATGATTTTGTTGTTGACGGCATGACCGGATTTAAAACGATGCAGAATATCTCCGCCTGGACAGAAAAAGTACAGCTCCTGCTGGAAAATGACACGTTGCGACACGAGTTGTCCGGCCATGCGGCATCAATGGCAAGCAGGTTTGGAATAGACGAGTTTGGCAAAAAAATGATACGAGTTTATGCTCATGTTTTATTTAACAGAAAGGAGACGTGCAATGAAATGCCCGGTGTGCAAAGAAACCAATCTGGTAATGACGGAAAGACAGTCCATTGAAATCGATTATTGCCCTGAATGTCGCGGGGTATGGCTGGATCGTGGCGAGCTGGACAAGATCATCGAACGGTCGACGCAGGAGGCTGCACCGGTCCGGAAAGAACCCTATCAGGATCTTGGGCGCGACCAGCAGCGTTATGCCCAGGGGGACCGCCATCACGATTACAAACACAAGCACCACAAACGAAAGAATCTGCTCGGCGAACTGTTCGATTTCTGATTTGGGAACCGAACCGGCGTCCGAAAACCAGATTCGAAGTTGTTGCGGCTCAACGCCAGGTATCCGTTTTTACTGCAAACCCGTCACCCTCGTCCGGTGCCGGGAAATCAGGGGAGAAAATCGTTTCTCTGGTCGGGTTGGCGGGAAGTGGTTGTGCGAGATGATTTCGGCGTTTATTATCAAGTAGTTACGAGGAGCGTGGGCTTTGAGACTGTTTTGCGGTAGGTCGGCGTTCCCTCCACCACCCCCCATTCGCGCCGCGAAGCCCTGATCGACACCGTCGATCAGGGCTTTCTGCCTTGGGGGCGGGAAATCCTGCAATTGCCAATTCTCGCCCATGATTCCTCCTTCGTCTCTGCATTCCCCTCTAGTCAATCCATGCGGCTTTCTGTAGAGTTCAGGCCGTTGCCCGGCCTGGCCGGGCGGCCAATCCCCGCACTCAGGACCAAGGAAGCACATGCCCACCCTGCACTGGCTCACCCGCGAAACAGACCTCAAGCTCTCCGGCCTCGCGCCCTATCGGCTGCTGGAAGCTGTTGACGAACACTCCCACGGCGACCCAGCCACGGGCAACATACTCATTCAGGGCGACAATCTGGACGCCCTCAAAGCCCTGCTCCCCTATTATGCGGGCGCAGTGAAATGCATCTACATCGACCCGCCCTACAACACAAAGAGCGCTTTTGAGCATTATGACGACAACATGGAGCACACCAAGTGGTTGTCCGTCTTATATCCGCGCCTTGAGATTTTGCGAGAACTACTGACTGAGGACGGGGCTATTTGGGCATCTATTGACGATCATGAGGTGCACTATCTTAAGGTCATTATGGATGAGGTATTCGGTCGTGGCAACTTCCTTGCCAACTTTGTTTGGCAAAAGAGCTATGGAGGAGGTGCCAAGGCCCGTTGGTTTGTCGGTCTACACGAACATATACTCTGCTACGCAAAGTCTCTTGATAGATTACCAGACCTGTGGCTACCTCCAGATCCTGAAGCAGCGAAAAAATATTACAAATATAAAGGGGGCTGTACCAGATAACTCCTCTGGGTTATCAGTATGGCAATGCGAAAAAGTCGTTTGAGCAAGGACAAGCAGCTTCGTTTAATCGAACATTTTGTTGCCGGCACGACAGCTCGTTGTGCTGCTGATCTGGTTGGTGTGAACGTCAAAACAGCCGCCTATTACTTTCACCGGCTCCGGGAAATCATAGCGGAAGAAGAGTCCTGTGAAGGGATGGATTTTGGCGAATTTGAGGTCGATGAAAGCTACTTCGGTGGCAAGCGAAAGGGCAAAAGAGGACGTGGGGCGGCTGGTAAGGTTCCTGTTTTTGGAATCCTTAAAAGGGGTGGGAAGGTATATACACAGGTGATTCCTGATGCAAAAGGTAAAACCTTGCTTCCCATTATTCAGGAAAGAATCCAGCCAGACAGTGTGGTTTACTCGGACTGCTGGTATGGCTACAATGTCCTCGATGTGTCAGCATTCAAACACTTCCGAATCAACCACTCGAAGCTGTTTGCAGATAGCCACAACCACATCAATGGAATCGAGAATTTTTGGAACCAGGCCAAACGCCATATGAGGAAATTCAACGGCATTCCAACCAAGCATTTTTCTCTGTTTTTAAAGGAATGCGAGTGGCGTTTTAATAACAGCAATCCGCGAAGTCAGTTTAAACAGCTGAAACAGTGGGTTAGAAGGTATATGGGCTAGTTATCTGGCACAGCCCCATATAAAGATAGCAAGTTTGTTGCGAGGGGGTCATTTAGATTACAAGCACTTGCCACTACCAGCATGGATGAACGACAAAACCTACGTTATCCATTAATACTGGCAGATGGCCGCGAAATATGGCCAGAAAAGCAATGGCAATGGTCGCGAGAACGTGCAGAACGCGCATTGGCAAATGATGAACTTGTTATATCAGAAAAGAACGGTAAAGTGACAGTTTCCTACAAGCAATACTTGAGAGATGAAACGGGCGAAGAACGGCGCAGAAAGCCTACATCGATTATCAATGGGTTTTATACCCAACAGGGAACATCCGAAAGTGTAAAGCTTTTTGGGCAAGCATCAAAATTTCAGTTCCCAAAGCCTGAAGGATTGATTCATTCAATATTTGAATGTTGCACCAACCCAGGCGACCTCGTCCTAGACTCCTTCCTCGGCTCCGGCACAACCGCTGCCGTGGCCCATAAAATGGGCCGCCGCTACATCGGCATTGAAATGGGCGAACACGCGGTGACGCACTGCGCGCCGCGCCTGCGCAAGGTCATTGACGGCGAACAGGGCGGCATCTCCAAGGCCGTGAACTGGCAGGGCGGCGGCGGATTCCGCTTCTATCGCCTGGGCGAGCCCATTTTCAATGATGACGGC from Pseudodesulfovibrio aespoeensis Aspo-2 includes the following:
- a CDS encoding glycosyltransferase produces the protein MARLSWWRALFYLNMLILFLVIFYKIYLNFFEQDYGAVHAEQVESVESILHGEETFSFAVVGNINNSVGIFERKIIPELNQSDVAFVVSAGNAVSGAGEDKYRALHRTMGHLEKPYLLTFGDNEHGTFGGFRYYDHYGPYVFAFSAGNSRFIFLDSSGKTSFKWQARWLEEELEVGPNQNVFLFVGHPLLPVDKKGTFDFEDDYLSDEEFRSLLMPMFRDSRIKAVFSSNLPLFSVQEYNGTPYVVTGGAGGFVLNNDRSFYHYVKVQVSRSQVDIEPVRLNIGQHTVFRTVESIWFFIHSLFYVGYLNYLLIVCFLIVSAYWLYSLLLKERDYYPDFNQPSEPNLDREIKIAMFTNSYLPFIGGVPISIHRLSTVLKKLGHNVLILAPQYEQSVEPPVERDVFRLPCLFRQAADKGIVVPNIFSLAAIRKVREFAPDVIHIHHPYWMGTVGLWMARRLMIPAVYTYHTRLEHFSYAVPLPKALFRNFLSHALVRRLGNRCNAIVVPTEASEHYLRMIGVKTPVFVVPTGIETDKFAKLSELEGARLRAELGIANDELVLLSVSRLSAEKNIDFMLEAVSRLTKHCSRKFKLVLIGEGPERERLYKMAETLGLQDTVLFPGAVPPETMPAYYSLGDIFVFASTSETQGMVILEAMASAMPVVSIRASGIDDFVVDGMTGFKTMQNISAWTEKVQLLLENDTLRHELSGHAASMASRFGIDEFGKKMIRVYAHVLFNRKETCNEMPGVQRNQSGNDGKTVH
- a CDS encoding TFIIB-type zinc ribbon-containing protein yields the protein MTERQSIEIDYCPECRGVWLDRGELDKIIERSTQEAAPVRKEPYQDLGRDQQRYAQGDRHHDYKHKHHKRKNLLGELFDF
- a CDS encoding site-specific DNA-methyltransferase, which encodes MPTLHWLTRETDLKLSGLAPYRLLEAVDEHSHGDPATGNILIQGDNLDALKALLPYYAGAVKCIYIDPPYNTKSAFEHYDDNMEHTKWLSVLYPRLEILRELLTEDGAIWASIDDHEVHYLKVIMDEVFGRGNFLANFVWQKSYGGGAKARWFVGLHEHILCYAKSLDRLPDLWLPPDPEAAKKYYKYKGGCTR
- a CDS encoding IS1595 family transposase, yielding MRKSRLSKDKQLRLIEHFVAGTTARCAADLVGVNVKTAAYYFHRLREIIAEEESCEGMDFGEFEVDESYFGGKRKGKRGRGAAGKVPVFGILKRGGKVYTQVIPDAKGKTLLPIIQERIQPDSVVYSDCWYGYNVLDVSAFKHFRINHSKLFADSHNHINGIENFWNQAKRHMRKFNGIPTKHFSLFLKECEWRFNNSNPRSQFKQLKQWVRRYMG
- a CDS encoding DNA methyltransferase, translated to MDERQNLRYPLILADGREIWPEKQWQWSRERAERALANDELVISEKNGKVTVSYKQYLRDETGEERRRKPTSIINGFYTQQGTSESVKLFGQASKFQFPKPEGLIHSIFECCTNPGDLVLDSFLGSGTTAAVAHKMGRRYIGIEMGEHAVTHCAPRLRKVIDGEQGGISKAVNWQGGGGFRFYRLGEPIFNDDGSIRQGITFAQLGAHVWFSETKTPLTNAPDSPLLGIREGTAYYLLYNGILKDKSVGGGNVLTARILEGLPAHDGPKVIYGERCLFGESRLKEKRITFKHTPYDIKGR